In Micromonas commoda chromosome 16, complete sequence, the genomic window TATTTCCCCGAGACCTCGGCACGGGGGGCTCACACCGAAGATGCAGGtgtggcgagcggcggcccGGGAGCTGGTCGAGGATAATGTGGCAGTTGTGAGATCCGATGACGGCAGGCGGGTGACTTACCGCGAACTGAAGGAAGCAGCCGTCGTTTACGCGGCCGACTGGGCCGGAGTTTTTGGCTTCGATGTGGGCGGAAGCCTCGAGGAGAGAGGCAGAGGAAAGGCCGTCGGTGTGATGGcgctccccggcgcggaatactgcgccgcgatgctcgccgTGTGGCGGCTCGGATGGATAGCGGTTCCGTTGTCTCCCTCGCATCCCATCGGGGAGCTCACGCACGCGatacgcgaggcgcgggtggAGATCGTCTTCGTCACCGACAACCTGCTCGACAAAGTCGCGGACCTGGGTGACTTGTGCCCCGTTCGAGCCTTGAGAtacatcgacgacgtccctcgcgatcgcgacgtcgcatcgcgcgacGACTTGACGAACAGTCCCGAACCAACACCaaacgacggcgccctcgtcatCTTCACCAGCGGCAcgaccggcgcgccgaaAGCCGCGCTGcacacgcacgcgtcgctcgccgcacAGATCAAATCTCTCACAAAGGCGTGGGGCTGGAACGGCGCGGATAAGATCCTTCACGCGCTGCCGCTGAACCACGTGCACGGCATCGTGAACGCGTGGATgtgcgcgcacgccgtcggcgccgaggtgacGTTCTGCGCCAAGTTCTCCGCGACGCAGTGGTGGCGGGTCGTCGTTGATGACTATGAACAAACAAATAGACAAactccgacgacgatttTCATGGGCGTGCCCACCATGTACGTGCGTCTGATCCAGGcgtacgacgccgtggagAGCGAGGAACGCCGGCGGGagatgtccgccgccgcgtccaagtTGAGGCTGTGCGTcagcgggtccgcggcgatgccaaCGCCCGTCGCCAAGCGGTGGTCTGAGTTAACAAATGGTAAAGAGTTGTTGGAGCGGTACGGCGCTACGGAGATTGGCATGGCGCTGTCGCAACCCctgcgcgggcgacgcgtacccgggcgcgtcggccaTCCCTTACCGGGCGTGCGGGTGAAGCTCGTGGATGGGGAGCTTCGAGTCAAGGGCCCGGGGGTGTTCGGTGGGTACGTCGGCAGgccggaggcgacggcggcgtgcttcgacgaggacggatACTTTCTCACGGGTGACTCTGTGGAGTACGACGAAAACCTCGGGTACGGGATCATGGGTCGGACCTCCGTGGACATCATCAAGCACGGCGGGTACAAGCTGAGCGCGCTGGAGATCGAGTCCGCGGTGTTGGAGCACCCCGGCGTGGGTGAGTGCGCGGTTTGCGGCGTTCCGGACGACGTCTACGGCGAGATCGTGGGGTGCGTGCTGGCGCCCGGGCCCGGCGGCTCGGACTGTGGCCTGgtttcttcgccgccgcccaccgcggaggcaCTGCGCGCGTTCCTGAGAGACAGGTTGGCGAGTTACAAGGCCCCGGGCGTGGTCGTGGTCGTGGACGCCGTGCCGCGCAACGCGATGGGGAAGGTGAACAAGCGGTCGCTGGTCGGGCTCTTCGGCTCGAAGTGATGAACTACGTTTAGAGACGCGAAGTACGTTCACGAGGTTAGGAGGTTAGATTACGGGTAACTCTcagtcgtcgaggcgcgcgctgaCTAACTCAGGCGCCGTTCCGTctccgtcccgccgccgtcgctcgccggTTTTTTCGCCTTGGGTCCAGCCTTGCGCGGCTGGCTTCCCCCTCCTTTGTCTGTCTCcgtccccgcgtcgtcgccacccgtCCACAATCCCATCCCGCTGATGTTGAGCTCGGACGCATCCGCCGGGTGCCCCAGCTCCCTCAGCTGCGCCATCATGCCTATCGCCGCCACCTTCAGCTTGCGGTTTTCCGTCTCCAGCCGCTCGTTAGACGCGCTCAGATCCACGATTATCTGGGGACACGGCGCGGGATTTAGGGCGGGTCAGTCATCTCGGCACGAGAGCGCGAGGGAGATATTTTTGTGCCGGCGTTCGTTCTGTTTAGGGTTGGGCGCGTGACGGGCGGGTCCGCGAGCGTACCTTCTCCTTGACGTCCTCCCTGTGCTTGCTCATCCCCTCGCGAATATCCTTCGCTGCCTCGACCCTGtgcctcctcgcgggcggcgagaagTCTTGGCTGGAGAGGAAGAGGACGAGCAGTATGATGCCCAAGACGTACCCGCGGCTCTGCTGTTGGGCCcgctccgcggccgcggcgttcgtgcCGGGAGGCGGGATGAACAtcccgcgttcgaggcggacgcTGGGATCGGTGAGTTGACTGAGCGGAATCGGCGGTGACCCGGACGGTCGAAGGGTCGCGACGCGTGTgaaacgcgcggcgctctctGCCGAGACGGGGCGCGCCTCACTTGTAGAAAGTGTGAAGTGTCTTCCCAGGCGGACTTCGACGAGATCTGCGGAGATTTGCTCACCACACTCGCCGGGCAAGGCGCACACGGGgcacggaggaggcgcgatgACAAAGTTCGACGGCTTGCAGATCTCGCACCGGCGGGGTCGAAGGGTGGCGGAAGACCACGGCGTGGATCACGACGTCAAGCtccccgcgggcgggctggaggtcaccgacgacggatggttgcgcgtcgcgcagccGGACAACGTGGGCGTGTGCTCGGGAaactccgcggcgcggctgggCGAGTTGGATCCGCCGTGCGTGTTCTTTGAGCTGGAGCGATCGGACGGGtcggacgtcggcgtcatcTGCGTGGAGGTTTGCAACGACAAGGCGGCGCCCAAGTGCGTTCGCGCCTTCATCGATCGATGCGAGGAGCTGGTGCCAttcgacccgagcgacggcggcggcggatacGTCGGAGCGCCCATCTCCTtcgacggcatcgccgcggcgcacgtggccgcgacgccgccgacggctaacggcgtgcgcgcgcgaaacaagctcgcccgcgcgcggctggaGGTTGAGTGGAAGGGAGAGGAGACGCAGAGGTTcatcgcgtcgcatcgctcatccgccgcgtcgctcgtggtGTCCCTCAAGTTGACCGACGGGTCGTTCGCCCTGATGTTCGGCTCGGAACCCTCGTGGGACGGGCAGGAGAGACAGGCGGTCGGGCGCGTGCACAGgtccccggacgacgacgagagcgct contains:
- a CDS encoding predicted protein codes for the protein MALPGAEYCAAMLAVWRLGWIAVPLSPSHPIGELTHAIREARVEIVFVTDNLLDKVADLGDLCPVRALRYIDDVPRDRDVASRDDLTNSPEPTPNDGALVIFTSGTTGAPKAALHTHASLAAQIKSLTKAWGWNGADKILHALPLNHVHGIVNAWMCAHAVGAEVTFCAKFSATQWWRVVVDDYEQTNRQTPTTIFMGVPTMYVRLIQAYDAVESEERRREMSAAASKLRLCVSGSAAMPTPVAKRWSELTNGKELLERYGATEIGMALSQPLRGRRVPGRVGHPLPGVRVKLVDGELRVKGPGVFGGYVGRPEATAACFDEDGYFLTGDSVEYDENLGYGIMGRTSVDIIKHGGYKLSALEIESAVLEHPGVGECAVCGVPDDVYGEIVGCVLAPGPGGSDCGLVSSPPPTAEALRAFLRDRLASYKAPGVVVVVDAVPRNAMGKVNKRSLVGLFGSK
- a CDS encoding predicted protein, coding for MSKHREDVKEKIIVDLSASNERLETENRKLKVAAIGMMAQLRELGHPADASELNISGMGLWTGGDDAGTETDKGGGSQPRKAGPKAKKPASDGGGTETERRL
- a CDS encoding predicted protein is translated as MTKFDGLQISHRRGRRVAEDHGVDHDVKLPAGGLEVTDDGWLRVAQPDNVGVCSGNSAARLGELDPPCVFFELERSDGSDVGVICVEVCNDKAAPKCVRAFIDRCEELVPFDPSDGGGGYVGAPISFDGIAAAHVAATPPTANGVRARNKLARARLEVEWKGEETQRFIASHRSSAASLVVSLKLTDGSFALMFGSEPSWDGQERQAVGRVHRSPDDDESARVADELKRSAAAAILTEPDNTAGGDLTLNKPSVLRVRSCGSVLDDVGGRPFHAVLNSSLRAVREAMDKISSRFESRDATRRKIEAESEAVGRDVEDALRYALSQKRKAEAEARGGGGGGGTGVGVEQRKRPTMAADWDTLGELPSDFSESDEP